ACACGGGCGAGGCCACGCTTCTCGGAGATCTAGCCGATGTACTTCGATGGAACGTCACTGGCTCAGTCGGTGACGTCCGCGAGGAGGGGTATCGCGCGCTCCTCGAGTTCGGTTTGGTCCTAGTTCGCCGCAAGGGCCTCTCCATGGCCTTGGACACCAGACACTGCGATTCCCATCATTTTCGAGTGCGTTTCGGGAACGTTGTCGATTTTCTCGACCACACGTTGGCCGAGCGGGGCGGCCCAGTCAAGAACTATGAACTCTACCGGAAGGTAACGTTTGGGCGCGATTTGTTAGTGGAGGCAGACCCAGGACGCTTCACCAGCGCACCAGCCCAAAGCTACATTCAGTACGCCGTCGAGGACTTCGACACCATCGGGTTGCGTAACGATACGTGTGCCTATCTCGCCGACGCATTCTCCATCCTCAACGACACGGCAATCCGCATCGCCGGGAACCCTTATGCACGCATCGCACCTGACTCGGCCGAACTGCGCGATGAGTGGGTGAGGACCCTTACGAAGGTCACACAAGGTTGGGGAGCGCCCTAGAGGCGCGCCTATGCATCAGAAGCCGCCCGCCCCTCCCCTCAGTCCGCCAAGATCGATAGGGAGGAACGAGCTAAGCTAAAGGAAAGTTTAACATGAATGATTCCACCGTGGGTGTCACCGACACCCGAAACTCGCAGCTGCTCGGCCACGAGCGCTTGTTCGGCATACCCGACGTATGCCAACTCACTGGCTTCGGTAAGGCCACCGCGTCGAAGTTCATGAAGGAAAGCGGCCGTGCCATCCGTGTGCACGGCCGGCTCTTTCTCTTGCAGTCCAGCCTCTTCGCCTTCTTGGGTAGTGTCGCGAATGTTGGTGTAAGGGGTTATCGCCCAGAATCGTTACGTGTGCATCATAGCAGTTCTACGCAGCCCTCCTCTTCTGCCCGGCTGACTCCATCGCCACCGCTATCAACCTTGTAGCCCTCTGCTTGTCCTCCTCGGTCGCTTCGATCGGCTCTGCCGGCTTGGGGTCCTCTTTCAACGCGGCCAGTGAATCAGGGGCAATGTAGCAGCGCGACGACCAGTCCTCGTCCATCTCGCAGCATACGGCACCGATCAGGCGAATCAGTGATTTCGTCGATGGGAACACCTGCACGACGCGGCTACGGCGCTTGATCTCGCGGTTTGCCCGCTCCTGCACGTTGTCGGTGCGCAGACGACGTCTGTGCTCGACGGGGAAGTCCAGATGTGCAAGCGCGTCTACCTCGGCTTCTTCCAGCAGCTCCGCGGCTGCGGAGCCGGACCTGCCTATCTCGTCGATCGCCACATGGTAGGCCTCGCGCACCATGACCGGATCGCTTTCCCCGAAGACGGCCTGCATCGCCTTGCCCGCCATGGCACGCTGCATCCTCGTCTTCAGCAGCGAGCAGACGTCGCGTTCCAGATGCACTATGCAACGCTGCCAGGTCGCGCCGGGGAAGCATTCGGACATCGCCTTCCTCAGGCCCTCGTGGGCGTCTGTCGTGACGCAACGCACGCCCTTGATTCCACGCGTGCGGAGGCCTTTGAGAAAGCCCTTCCAAGATGCATATGACTCGGTGTCGACGCAGTCGAATCCCACGAACCGGCGGATGCCATCCGCGCCGCAGCCTATGGCTGTGACGGCCGCCATCGAAGATGTGTGGGCGCCGTTTCGTGCCTTTATATAAGTGGCGTCGATCCAGAGGTAGGGAAACTCGATGTCCTCGAAGGTCTGGTGCTGCAGGTCGGCCGCCTCCTCATCCAATGTCCCGCAGATGCGGCTGACCTGGCTCGCGCTCATCTTGGCGACACCGAGCCTTGCTGCTACCTTCTCGACCTTCCTGGTCGAGACGCCTGTGGCATACATCTCCGCCACGGCCGCCACCACGGCACGGTCCGTGCGGGAATAGCGCTCGATGACGTCATCGGGGAAGTAGCTCCCCATGCGCAGCTTGGGTATCCTCATCGTGATCTCGCCGACGCTGGTGACGAGCCTGCGCTCGCGGTAGCCGTTGCGGGAGTTGCCGTCTTCGCAGAGCATATCGGCCTGCGTGGCCATGACCTCGTTGACGAGCGTCTCCACGAGCGTTCTTCCCAACTCTCGCAGATCGATCATTCCGTCATCGTGCTTCGGCATCGCATCGGGTAAAGTATCCATTGCGGTCATCGCCTTTCCCTGAATCCGTTTTCTTGGTCGTCAGCAGATTCTAGACGATGGCCGTATTCTCGTATTCAGGCTATTCCAGCCCTCAACTCAAACTTTTCCTTACACCAACATTCGGCACGCAATCCCTTCTTGCACGAGATGGAGGCGAGCGACCCATGCAGCCTCTGAAGACCATGGCCGAATGCCTAGACGAAACCGCGCGCTCCATCATCGATGCGAAGCCCATAGGCCACATTCACCACAGGCAGCTCGATAGGCTGCTCGGCGGCATAAGGCCGCATCTGATAATGGTTCCGGCAGCCCCCGGCGTCGGGAAGACTACCTTCGTACATGAAATCGGCGACCACTGGGCCGCTTCCGGCCATCCCGTCGTTTTCTTCGAGGGCGAGCTATCCAAGCCCTCCTTGCTCGGAAAAAGCCTAACCCGCCTCACGAAGGGTGTGCTCACGACAACGGCAATGTTCAATAGCCCGCTTGATAGCGAGAGTCGCGCTCTCTTTAACGATGCTCTCAAGATCTACCGCGAGTGCATCGCGCCCCGCCTGTTCATCTGCGACGGTCCCATTCAGTACAAGACCATGCGCGATGCCGTCGCCATTGCCGCAGACCGCTTTGGCGAGGCCCCGTTGGTCGTGTGCGACTACGCCCAGATTGTCTCACTCCCGCCCGAACTCCAGACGCTTGACGAGCGCGTTGGCCTCAAGCTGGTTGCCTCGCAGCTCCGCCTCATCGTCGACGAGCTTCAGTGCCCCCTCATCGCCATCTCATCAATTAATCGCACCAACTACGACAAGCAGGTCGCAGGCCTTGACTCCGTCGGCGGCTGTAGTGCCTTTGAGTATGGAGCCGACGTCATATGCGGCCTGTCAGTCGAGGGGAAAGGCTCCGAGCGTTTCGAGAACATGGAGAAACCGATTCGTCCCATAGTCGCCTCGGTGACGAAGAACCGCTACGGCCTCTGTGGGCATGTTGGTTTTACTTTCGACGCACCGCGTGCCACCTTCATTGAGCGTTAACCAGGTCATCTGGGCAAACCTCTATCGCAGGTAGGGGTGAACAGTACTTGCCGCAACCCTACCTGCAAGAAGTAATCGATTGCACTGACCTCAACCTCATTCAAAGCATCTCGGCTGACGGGGCATCCGCATACCCTGCCGGCCAACCGATTGGAGTATCCATGAACAAGTTCGAGACCATCAGCCGCATCCACCTCCATACCAAGCTCGCGGAGTTCGGGCTTGACCAGCCCCTCGATGAGCACGACCTTGCCCTGCAGCTGCTCAACACAGAGTTGCGCCTCGCAAAGACCGAGGAGGAGCTCAGAGTTATCGAAGAGGCCATCGACAGCCACGGCATCCGTATGGACTGGCCGAATACGGAGTACGAGCAGGAATTCTAACACGAAGGCCGCTGCAGCCCAATGGTGGGTTGCAGCGGCCATTTTGGAGGAGCCATGAACGAGAAATCAAACGAGAAGGGACAGATCAAATCCATCAGGTTTGACGAGGAGACCTATCGCCGTATCAAAGCCTACGCAGCCGGGTCGGGCGTCACCGACAGCGCCGCCATCCGAGAGCTGGTCGTGAAGGGCCTCTCCGTGGATGGCCTGGGTCTCTACAGCACGGAGCTGGGCGAGTACCTGCGCACCACGATGAATGGGTGTCTCGCCAGCTTCGAGGAGGCACTGAGGCGCAGGAACGACGAGGCGGAGGATAGGCTGGCCCGCGTGACCAGCCGCTCCACCAAGGGGGCGCTCGTGGCCGCGCTCGTGGCCTGCGACCTCGCGAAGGGCCTCTTCGAGGGGTTGGCGGACGTGTCCGTGGAGGACGTGTACCGCGCCTACGCCAGGCAGGCCGGCGAACTGCAGGCCGGACGCTCGATCGATGAGGTGAAGGCCGATGCCCGCGCGGGGCGGTAGCGCCGTCATCGTGAACCATCGCGTCGCGCTGTCGGGTACCAAGGCGCGCGCTGCGGTGGTCAGCCACCGCGTCGAGTACGTCGCCACGAGGCCGGGCTGCGACCGGTCGGCCACCGAGGCCGACCTCGCCCGCGCCCGCGAGCGCGAGGCCTTCGTGGGCTACCTCGGCTGCCGTCCGGGCTCGACGGCCCTCTTCGACGCCGACGGCGCGGTCTCGCTCGCCGAGGCGCGCCGCAGGCTCGATGCCTGCGGCGGCGCGGTCGTGTGCAGCGTCATCTCCGTGCGCCGAGAGGACTGCGAGCGCTTCGGCCTGGACACCAAGGAGGGCTGGCAGGCGTACGCCCGCGCCAACCTCACGCGCGAGTACGCCCGCATGATGGGCATACCTGAGTCGCGGGTGGGGTGGGTGGCAGCCCACCACCTCAACAGCGAGGCCAACCAGCACATACACGTGCTGGCGTTCGACAAGGCGGGGCGGTTCGACCGCCTCATGGCAAAGCCGGACCTCGAGCGCGCCCGGCGCGACCTCACGGAGGCCGCCGTCGCCCCGGAGGTCGCAAGGCTGGGGCTGGAGCGCGAGACCGCCCGCGAGCGGGTGGTCGAGATCCTGCGGAGCATGGACGGGGCCTCCCTCTCCCGTGGCGTGGAGCTGCCCCCGGAGGGTCGCGTCTCCTACGCGCACCTCCGGAGGTGGCACCCCGAGGCCACGCGCCAGGTGGAGTCCGCCGTGGGGCGGGCCGCCGAGGAGCGGCCCGAGCTTCGCGCGGCGCTCGACGCGCACGCAAGTGCGTGTGTCGGGCTGGCAGACCTCAGGGGACTCGGCGGTGCCGAGCGCGGGGCCTATCTCGCCAAGGCCGACGCCGACGTACGCGCCCGCGCGTGCAACGCGGCCCTCAGGGCGATGTCGCCCGAGCGCCGGACGTCCCCGAGGCCCGCGCCCGAGGACGGTCCTGCGGCCACGAGGAGGCGCGAGCGGGCCGTGGGGCGCGAGCTTGCCGCGTGCATGGGCAAGCGCCAGACGGCGGAGGCCGTCGCCGCCGCGCGCGAGGGCCACCCCGTGCCCAAGTCCGCCGTGAGGGGATGTCCCTCGTTCGAGGCCTTGGGGCGGCACTCGCCCGCGCCCCTGGAGTCCGCGCTCTCGGGTGCGTCGCGCGCCTTCGCGAGCGCCATGCCCGACGGGCGGCGAGACCCCGACGAGGAGGCGAGGACGATGCTGCGCGCCCTGTCCCGCGTCGCCGTGCGCGCATTGCTGCGCGCCCCCGGCGCACTCGGCACCGCCGCGAGGGTGGCGGTCGCCGTGTCGCAGCCGATCAGGACGATCATGAGCATCTCGATGTGAGGAGTGGGACATGGGACACCAGAGGTCGAAGTCGTTCAACGAGCCCTTCGCGCCGCGCGCCCTGCGCGGGGGCACCGTCGCGCTGGCGCTCGCCGTCGCGGCGTGCGTGGCACTGGCGTGCTGGTGGCCGACGCTTCGGGCGGCGGTCTGGGACGCGATGGCGCCATTCTCGGGCGGCTCGGCCATGCTGGCGGATCTCGAGCCGCCGCAGGGCCTCGATGGAACAGGGTCCGGCCCCGAGGCCGCGCTCGCGGCAATCGGGCTGGACGGCACCGCCCTCGCCATGGGCTGCGCCGTCACCGTCGCGGCGTTCGCGGCCATGTGGGGTTGGAGCGAGCTCGCCGCGTGGCGCTCACTCCACGACGGGACGTGGGTCGGGGGCTCGCGCTCCGGCGTGCGCACCCACGGCGACGCATGGCTCGAGAGCAGGCCATCGGCCCTCCGGCGCGCCACCTACGGCTGGGTGCCCGGAAAGGCGCCGGAGGGCGGCAACCTCGTGGTGGGTGAGCTGGGTAGCTCCGTCCGCCTCGTCGACGCCGTCCATGCCGCGCTCCTCGCCGGCAGCGGCGGAGGCAAGAGCCGCCGCGTCATCATCGAGACCCTGTGCGTGAACATGTGCTCTGGCAATTCGGTGATGGTCAACGACGTGAAGGGCGAGCTGCGTGCCTTCACCGAGGCCTGGGTGCGCTCAAGGGGCACACACGACGTCGTGGCCGTGAGGTTCGACGCGCCCGCCGGTTCGATGCGCTTCGACCCGCTGGCCCGCGCCGGGGAGGCCCTCGCCTCGGGCGGCGCGGGGGCGGCCACGCGCGAGCTTCGCGAGCTCGCCAGGTGCGTCGTTCCGCAGGCCCTCTCGGGGCAGCCCTTCTTCTCTGACGGCGCGCGCAACGTGTTCGTGGGCCTATGCCTGTTCGTCCTTTCGAACCCCGTGGTGCCGGACGAGTGCCGCAACCTCCGCACCGTGCAGGCGCTGCTCGCGCCGACGGACGGCTCCTCACCGGTCGAGCGCGTGGCCTCGCTGGCCGCATCGCTCGGGCCCGGCGACCCGGCGCTCCCCTTCCTTGCCGGGGTCTCCGGCGACGGGGGCGGAGGACAGGGCATCATCTCCACGCTCCAGAACTACCTCGTCGAGTTCGCGGACGAGGACGTCTCCCTCATGCTCCATGACAACGAGGTCGACCTCGCGGCGGCGGGCAGGCGCCCCACCGTCGTCTACGTCAGCTCGAGCTCGGCGACCGGCAACCGCGACCGCCTGGTCCAGGCCTTCTGGTCCCAGGCGCTCTCGGCCCTGCGCGTGGAGGCCGCCGTCCACGGCGGCCGGCTCCCCGTGAGGACCATGCTGCTGCTGGACGAGTTCGCGGCGATCGGCAAGATCGATAGGCTGCTCAGGGACCTGGGCGAGATACGCAGCGCGGGCCTGAGCGTCGTCTGCGCGTTCCAGAGCCTGAACCAGCTCGAGAGCCGTGCCGGCTACACCAAGGCCGAGGCCGAGACGGTCCTGGACCTCCTCGGCGACAAGGTGATCCTCTCGGTCGAGAACGTCGAGACGGCCAGGAAGCTCTCCGACTCCATGGGCACATACGGCGCAACGACCAGGAGCCAGAGCAGGAGCAGGGGCGCCAACACCTCGTCCGCCGGTTCCAGCGAATCGGTCATGCGGCGACCCCTCATAAGCCCCGACGAGCTCATGAGGTGGACGGCCAAGGGCACGGGCGCGCTCGTCATGCGCGGCTCCGGGACGCTCGCTCTTCCCAGCCGCGACGTCACCGAGACCTTCCTGGGCAGGGAGCTTGGCATGACGTCGCCGGAGGCCGAGAGGGCCATGATG
This is a stretch of genomic DNA from Thermophilibacter immobilis. It encodes these proteins:
- a CDS encoding IS256 family transposase translates to MDTLPDAMPKHDDGMIDLRELGRTLVETLVNEVMATQADMLCEDGNSRNGYRERRLVTSVGEITMRIPKLRMGSYFPDDVIERYSRTDRAVVAAVAEMYATGVSTRKVEKVAARLGVAKMSASQVSRICGTLDEEAADLQHQTFEDIEFPYLWIDATYIKARNGAHTSSMAAVTAIGCGADGIRRFVGFDCVDTESYASWKGFLKGLRTRGIKGVRCVTTDAHEGLRKAMSECFPGATWQRCIVHLERDVCSLLKTRMQRAMAGKAMQAVFGESDPVMVREAYHVAIDEIGRSGSAAAELLEEAEVDALAHLDFPVEHRRRLRTDNVQERANREIKRRSRVVQVFPSTKSLIRLIGAVCCEMDEDWSSRCYIAPDSLAALKEDPKPAEPIEATEEDKQRATRLIAVAMESAGQKRRAA
- a CDS encoding DnaB-like helicase C-terminal domain-containing protein — protein: MQPLKTMAECLDETARSIIDAKPIGHIHHRQLDRLLGGIRPHLIMVPAAPGVGKTTFVHEIGDHWAASGHPVVFFEGELSKPSLLGKSLTRLTKGVLTTTAMFNSPLDSESRALFNDALKIYRECIAPRLFICDGPIQYKTMRDAVAIAADRFGEAPLVVCDYAQIVSLPPELQTLDERVGLKLVASQLRLIVDELQCPLIAISSINRTNYDKQVAGLDSVGGCSAFEYGADVICGLSVEGKGSERFENMEKPIRPIVASVTKNRYGLCGHVGFTFDAPRATFIER
- a CDS encoding type IV secretory system conjugative DNA transfer family protein; the encoded protein is MGHQRSKSFNEPFAPRALRGGTVALALAVAACVALACWWPTLRAAVWDAMAPFSGGSAMLADLEPPQGLDGTGSGPEAALAAIGLDGTALAMGCAVTVAAFAAMWGWSELAAWRSLHDGTWVGGSRSGVRTHGDAWLESRPSALRRATYGWVPGKAPEGGNLVVGELGSSVRLVDAVHAALLAGSGGGKSRRVIIETLCVNMCSGNSVMVNDVKGELRAFTEAWVRSRGTHDVVAVRFDAPAGSMRFDPLARAGEALASGGAGAATRELRELARCVVPQALSGQPFFSDGARNVFVGLCLFVLSNPVVPDECRNLRTVQALLAPTDGSSPVERVASLAASLGPGDPALPFLAGVSGDGGGGQGIISTLQNYLVEFADEDVSLMLHDNEVDLAAAGRRPTVVYVSSSSATGNRDRLVQAFWSQALSALRVEAAVHGGRLPVRTMLLLDEFAAIGKIDRLLRDLGEIRSAGLSVVCAFQSLNQLESRAGYTKAEAETVLDLLGDKVILSVENVETARKLSDSMGTYGATTRSQSRSRGANTSSAGSSESVMRRPLISPDELMRWTAKGTGALVMRGSGTLALPSRDVTETFLGRELGMTSPEAERAMMEAALVDGEIRNAELPPVWDGTGAAAIDADEAPKAKASIPSVPVGF